From the genome of Colletotrichum higginsianum IMI 349063 chromosome 4, whole genome shotgun sequence, one region includes:
- a CDS encoding Integral membrane protein, with amino-acid sequence MESVNKYPRQRVAGREHIPLYPKGFIAIRVVQLILALVVTALCAFGIYLLPFSGNCLMIFVSISTMIVTTWLIVAEFGIPKVYNYWAVLALDIFLVVFWLCSFGLLASQAAYLLDSSAVCDYYGYCYSSAPTGVYLIFTACMAAAAGIGGLEFALFVASMAIHGVMLHRHRKAGLHCNPGTPGSSPVVVTSHVVPEKNAAQVAANPVYQAAQGQAAPPYMNQDAGYNGQMVPQQQQQQQQMYAPAPGQPQQQNYYPQPSPRPLSAQHTGGSFAQMQPAQAAAPPMPNAHEVSGNTYHQN; translated from the exons ATGGAGAGCGTCAACAAATACCCCCGTCAAAGGGTCGCTGGACGCGAGCACATCCCGCTTTACCCCAAGGGATTCATCGCCATCAGGGTGGTCCAGCTGATCCTCGCACTGGTCGTCACCGCCCTCTGCGCCTTCGGCATCTACCTGCTCCCCTTTTCTGGAAACTGCCTCATGATCTTCGTC TCCATCTCGACCATGATCGTCACCACCTggctcatcgtcgccgagtTCGGCATCCCCAAAGTCTACAACTACTGGGCCGTGCTGGCGCTCGACATTTTCCTCGTCGTATTCTGGCTCTGTTCTTTCGGCCTGCTCGCCTCCCAGGCCGCGTACCTGCTTGACAGCAGCGCCGTGTGCGACTACTACGGCTACTGCTACAGCTCGGCGCCCACGGGGGTCTACCTCATCTTCACCGCCTGCATGGCCGCCGCAGCCGGCATCGGCGGGCTCGAGTT CGCTCTCTTCGTCGCTTCGATGGCCATTCACGGCGTCATGCTCCATCGTCACCGCAAGGCCGGCCTCCACTGCAATCCCGGCACTCCCGGAAGctcgcccgtcgtcgtcaccagCCACGTCGTGCCCGAGAAGAACGCGGCACAGGTCGCCGCGAACCCCGTGTACCAAGCCGCCCAGGGCCAGGCCGCCCCTCCCTACATGAACCAGGATGCAGGCTACAATGGCCAGATGGtcccccagcagcagcagcagcagcagcagatgtATGCTCCCGCCCCCGGCCAaccgcagcagcagaacTACTACCCTCAACCATCACCTAGGCCACTGAGCGCCCAGCATACCGGGGGCTCCTTCGCCCAAATGCAGCCGGCGCAGGCTGCCGCGCCGCCTATGCCGAACGCTCACGAAGTGTCAGGCAACACGTACCACCAGAATTAA
- a CDS encoding GTPase-activator protein for Ras-like GTPase, giving the protein MSHRPHPLRQSHTLDYPGNVNRQSSTASSIASSGYSLYSETSRASTQLSSVPSGYSLPSSHKRGKSDGSRLHQVSFGGENQDRKRDQDNNIYSMTRQSLRPLPQAPASPSPTVPTTASTPSPPRPSYRHERTQSVDSGKLSHAQHDGGTSPTPLSRTLTIRPNSMLLGRSDSVRGSTALPHANESPPTVHSAALARPDLERLGRSSTSQLRTLSKLAQSESAEEFAITTPAQEVVGLRGRRRLQRADKSNASRVGQRTGGYGWEGRNWMDKQRQFLQAYEYLCHIGEAKEWIEDVIHRAIPPIVELEEALRDGVTLAEVVEALNPDRRFRIFRHQKLQFRHSDNIAIFFRYLDEVELPDLFRFELIDLYEKKNIPKVIYCIHALSWLLFRKGIVDFRIGNLVGQLEFEHHELEAMQKGLDKLGVTMPSFGNMGADFGVEPATPEPEETEEERIDRELGENEESIVDLQAQARGAVVRMRLGDTMQQLWDVEGSLIDLQSRIRADFTRQIIGYRLQMRRFAVDLQSLARGFLVRNRMASKERFWKMLEPDILELQSLIRAKKVRDEVRDKRSQLARHAGPVRKIQAALRGFLVRKELVTQQQETVQTSGEVLRLQAAVRGMLLRGRVADDLEVLGKQTDSIISLQAAARALLTRDQISREQGHLQGSASQWTALQALIRGKSLRNEVDCIRAELSQHIPEVESLQAAIRGKTLRSETAATTAELNQHTAKIEHLQAIARGNSARFEVAATKAELAKHANEIEGLQAHARASAVRRDVAQMLDDLNSHEAIFIDLQSLIRGMLERHRVAAEQDALSRAEPKTTKLQARIRGYQHRQQHAEILEELKSHTPAIQKLQGLARAMMVRGDVFNLISDLEEEEGAIVEMQAAAKAFVVRAKFEEKKRFFNENMQKVVKIQSLVRAKIQGDAYKSLTHGKDPPVNAVKNFVHLLNDSDFDFNEEMEFERMRKTVVQQVRQNEMLEQYIDQLDIKIALLVKNKITLDEVVRHQSNYGGHSIGLLANSSISSTNHFDLKALNKSSRKKLESYQQLFFNLQTQPQYLARLFKRIREQGTPEKECKRIEHLMMGLFGYAQKRREEYYLLKLLARSMREEVEGSRNLQDYLRGNFFWTKLLANYSRSPRDRKYLRELLGPIVRDNIVEDPALDLESDPLQIYRAAINNEELRTGRPSRRPLDVPREMAIKDPETRDLFIDHLRDLREICDQYLLALEDLLPKMPYGLRFLCRQLFEALCQQFKKEPQHHHLQIVTNWLWRLYMQPAVIAPENVGVIEKQLSPLQKRNLGEVAKVLGQIASGRPFGGENIYLQPLNAFVGESTERLAQITHELISVPDAERNFDIDEFNDLYSKNKPTLYIKMTDIFAIHNLVAGELPTICPNRDDVLREILQDLGSAKNNESEMLAAGSSDIQMYLTPKLHDIDDPEAEVKALFMETKRCILYIIRVQTGANLLEILVKPVNAEDEHKWRSVLHDDFAKDANTRGAYSDAHMVDVTRMSYYDLKRTALENILRLEHMGRISKHNYYQDILNAIALDIRTKSRRRVQRQRELDGVRSTLANLHEKAKYLELQRKSYDDYIESAMATLQKNKGKKRFLLPFTKQYNHQRELERSGRVPKFGSYKYSARALAEKGVLVGWSGVTDWERVNLTISCDEVGVFSLEGSRGHIQMPGASALIPIEDLLQAQFEAHQFMNLFEGSLKLNVNLLLHLLYKKFYRTQ; this is encoded by the exons ATGTCGCACCGACCACACCCTCTCAGACAGTCGCATACTCTGGACTACCCTGGCAACGTCAACCGTCAGTCTTCTACCGCGTCTTCTATCGCTTCTTCAGGCTACTCTCTGTACTCTGAGACCAGCAGAGCGAGCACTCAACTATCTTCAGTTCCCAGCGGTTACTCGTTACCAAGTTCTCATAAGAGGGGCAAGAGTGATGGTTCACGCTTGCATCAGGTCTCATTTGGAGGGGAGAACCAAGACCGCAAGAGAGACCAAGACAACAACATCTACTCCATGACTCGGCAGTCTCTCCGACCACTTCCACAAGCTCCCGCCTCGCCATCACCTACCGTACCGACGACGGCTTCGACTCCTTCACCACCCCGTCCGAGCTACCGACATGAACGCACGCAGAGTGTAGACAGCGGCAAGCTCTCACACGCTCAACACGACGGCGGCACATCTCCCACACCGCTATCACGAACTCTGACAATCCGCCCAAACTCGATGTTACTCGGACGCTCCGACTCGGTTCGGGGTAGCACAGCCCTGCCTCACGCAAACGAATCCCCTCCTACGGTGCACTCTGCGGCGCTTGCCCGTCCAGACCTCGAAAGGTTGGGCCGGTCTTCCACCAGCCAGCTGCGCACTTTATCCAAGCTTGCTCAGTCCGAATCTGCCGAAGAATTTGCAATCACAACACCCGCGCAAGAAGTGGTGGGCCTGAGAGGTCGCCGCAGGTTGCAAAGGGCAGATAAGTCGAATGCGAGCCGCGTCGGCCAGCGCACCGGCGGATACGGATGGGAAGGGCGGAACTGGATGGACAAGCAGCGTCAGTTTCTTCAGGCCTACGAATACCTCTGCCATATTGGTGAAGCAAAGGAATGGATCGAGGATGTCATCCACAGGGCGATTCCACCCATTGTCGAGCTAGAGGAGGCTCTGCGCGACGGAGTCACACTCGCCGAGGTGGTCGAGGCTCTCAATCCCGACCGAAGATTTCGCATATTCCGGCACCAAAAACTTCAATTTCGACACTCCGACAACatcgccatcttcttcagATATCTGGACGAGGTTGAACTCCCAGATCTCTTCAGGTTCGAGCTGATTGACTTGTACGAGAAGAAAAATATTCCCAAAGTCATCTACTGCATCCACGCTTTGAGTTGGCTTCTCTTCAGAAAGGGCATAGTAGACTTCCGCATCGGCAACCTTGTCGGACAGCTTGAATTTGAGCACCATGAGCTTGAGGCTATGCAAAAAGGTCTTGATAAGCTTGGGGTTACCATGCCCAGTTTCGGCAACATGGGAGCCGACTTTGGTGTTGAGCCTGCAACCCCTGAACCCGAAGAGACCGAAGAGGAGCGGATCGACCGTGAACTGGGCGAGAACGAGGAATCAATCGTTGATCTGCAGGCCCAGGCTCGCGGAGCTGTGGTACGAATGCGCCTGGGAGATACCATGCAGCAGCTTTGGGATGTCGAAGGGTCGCTCATCGATCTACAATCCCGCATCCGAGCGGATTTCACCCGTCAAATCATTGGCTACCGGCTTCAGATGAGACGCTTTGCGGTCGACCTACAGAGCCTCGCCCGCGGATTTCTCGTTCGAAACAGGATGGCCAGCAAAGAACGCTTCTGGAAGATGCTGGAGCCCGACATCTTGGAGCTCCAGAGTCTCATTAGGGCCAAGAAGGTCCGCGATGAAGTACGAGACAAGAGATCTCAGTTGGCCCGCCATGCAGGCCCTGTCCGCAAGATTCAGGCAGCTCTCAGGGGGTTCTTGGTCCGTAAGGAGCTCGTTACCCAACAGCAGGAAACTGTCCAAACATCTGGAGAGGTTTTACGTCTCCAAGCAGCTGTCCGTGGAATGCTGTTGAGAGGGCGCGTTGCTGATGACCTTGAGGTTCTGGGCAAACAAACCGACAGCATCATTAGCCTCCAGGCTGCTGCCAGGGCACTGCTGACTAGGGATCAGATTTCGCGAGAGCAAGGGCATCTCCAAGGCTCAGCATCGCAATGGACCGCCCTTCAAGCACTTATCCGAGGCAAGTCGCTTCGCAACGAAGTCGACTGCATCAGGGCTGAACTCAGTCAACATATACCCGAGGTCGAGAGTCTTCAAGCAGCAATCCGAGGCAAGACGCTTCGCAGCGAAACTGCAGCAACAACGGCGGAACTCAATCAACACACTGCCAAGATTGAGCACCTTCAAGCGATAGCCCGGGGCAACTCGGCCCGTTTTGAAGTCGCAGCGACAAAGGCAGAGCTCGCCAAGCACGCCAACGAAATCGAGGGCCTTCAAGCACACGCAAGAGCCTCAGCCGTTCGACGAGATGTTGCTCAGATGCTCGATGACTTGAACAGCCATGAAGCCATTTTCATTGACCTTCAATCTCTCATTCGAGGGATGCTGGAGCGACACCGCGTTGCTGCTGAACAAGACGCGCTGTCCCGCGCCGAGCCCAAGACCACCAAACTCCAGGCACGCATACGGGGCTACCAGCATCGCCAACAACACGCAGAGAttctcgaggagctcaagtCCCACACTCCGGCAATCCAGAAGCTTCAGGGACTTGCGCGCGCCATGATGGTTAGAGGAGACGTTTTCAACCTCATCTCGGATctcgaagaggaagagggcgcgATCGTCGAGATGCAAGCCGCTGCCAAGGCTTTTGTCGTCCGAGCCAAATTTGAAGAGAAGAAACGGTTCTTCAACGAGAACATGCAAAAGGTCGTCAAGATTCAGAGCCTCGTCCGCGCCAAGATACAAGGAGACGCGTACAAGAGTCTCACACACGGAAAGGACCCACCAGTCAACGCCGTCAAGAACTTTGTCCATCTTCTCAACGATAGCGACTTCGATTTCAACGAGGAGATGGAGTTCGAGAGAATGCGAAAGACGGTGGTTCAGCAAGTACGCCAGAATGAGATGCTGGAGCAATATATCGACCAGCTGGACATCAAGATTGCACTCCTCGTCAAAAACAAGATCACCCTGGACGAGGTTGTTCGGCATCAGAGCAACTACGGCGGACACTCCATCGGTCTCCTGGCGAACTCGTCAATTTCATCAACCAACCACTTCGACTTGAAGGCCCTGAACAAGAGTTCAAGGAAGAAACTGGAGTCGTACCAGCAgctcttcttcaacctccAAACACAGCCCCAATATCTCGCACGCCTCTTCAAGCGCATCCGTGAACAAGGCACACCTGAGAAGGAATGCAAGCGCATCGAGCATCTTATGATGGGTCTGTTCGGCTACGCCCAGAAGCGCCGCGAGGAGTACTACCTCCTCAAGCTCCTTGCCCGGTCTATGCGAGAGGAAGTCGAGGGCAGCAGAAACTTGCAGGACTATCTGCGAGGCAACTTCTTCTGGACCAAGCTCCTTGCCAACTACTCGCGGTCCCCTCGTGACCGTAAATACCTTCGAGAACTTCTTGGCCCGATTGTGCGGGACAACATTGTAGAGGACCCGGCTCTTGATCTCGAGAGTGACCCTCTGCAAATCTACAGGGCAGCCATCAACAACGAAGAGCTGAGGACCGGTCGTCCCAGTCGACGCCCCCTGGATGTTCCCCGAGAGATGGCCATCAAGGACCCGGAAACCAGAGACCTTTTCATCGACCATCTTCGCGACCTCAGAGAAATTTGTGACCAGTACTTGCTGGCTCTTGAAGATCTTCTTCCGAAGATGCCTTACGGTCTTCGTTTCCTGTGCCGCCAGTTATTCGAGGCCCTCTGCCAACAGTTCAAGAAAGAACCGCAACATCACCACCTACAGATAGTCACGAACTGGCTCTGGCGCCTCTACATGCAGCCCGCTGTCATTGCTCCCGAGAACGTCGGAGTTATCGAGAAGCAGCTGAGCCCTCTCCAGAAGCGTAATCTGGGCGAGGTCGCGAAGGTGCTGGGCCAGATCGCGTCGGGCAGGCCTTTTGGCGGCGAAAATATCTACCTCCAACCGCTGAACGCCTTCGTTGGCGAGTCTACGGAGCGGCTGGCTCAGATTACGCACGAGCTCATCTCGGTCCCAGATGCAGAGCGCAacttcgacatcgacgagTTCAACGACCTGTACTCCAAAAACAAGCCGACGCTGTATATCAAGATGACGGACATCTTCGCCATCCACAACCTGGTTGCTGGTGAACTTCCGACAATATGCCCCAACCGAGACGACGTTCTTCGGGAAATTTTGCAAGACTTGGGCAGTGCCAAGAACAACGAGAGCGAGATGCTTGCGGCAGGATCATCCGATATCCAAATGTATCTCACGCCGAAGCTGCACGACATCGACGACCCCGAGGCGGAGGTTAAGGCCCTTTTCATGGAGACGAAGCGATGTATCCTGTACATTATTCGTGTACAGACCGGCGCCAATCTTTTGGAGATCCTTGTCAAGCCCGTTAACGCTGAGGACGAACACAAGTGGCGGTCAGTCCTGCATGACGATTTCGCAAAGGACGCCAACACGAGGGGCGCGTACTCGGACGCCCACATGGTGGACGTGACGCGGATGTCATACTACGACTTGAAGCGGACAGCTCTAGAGAACATCTTGAGACTGGAGCACATGGGCAGGATCTCCAAGCACAATTACTACCAAGACATTctcaacgccatcgccctcgacaTCCGAACCAAGAGCCGAAGACGCGTGCAACGGCAGCGCGAACTGGACGGAGTCCGGTCAACTCTTGCCAATCTGCATGAGAAGGCCAAGTACCTCGAACTGCAGCGCAAGAGTTATGACGACTACATTGAGTCAGCCATGGCGACGTTGCAAAAGAACAAAGG AAAGAAACGATTTCTCCTTCCGTTCACCAAACAGTACAACCACCAGCGCGAACTGGAACGCAGCGGGCGGGTCCCCAAGTTTGGCAGTTACAAATATAGCGCTCGGGCTCTCGCGGAGAAAGGCGTGCTCGTCGGGTGGAGTGGCGTCACCGACTGGGAGAGGGTCAACCTCACCATCTCGTGCGACGAAGTGGGCGTCTTCTCCCTCGAAGGATCCCGCGGCCATATCCAGATGCCAGGAGCGAGCGCCCTCATACCGATTGAAGATCTGCTGCAGGCTCAGTTTGAGGCGCATCAGTTCATGAACCTTTTCGAAGGGAGCCTCAAGCTGAACGTCAACCTGTTGCTGCATCTTTTGTACAAGAAGTTTTACCGCACGCAATAA
- a CDS encoding RNA polymerase II mediator complex component Med8, protein MEKPNALGISADEFKAIEQTRQRLFQLSNSIQGLKIDVLKSNPLPPPSSLQAQSQILLRNLQSLLETLTENTHVFQHLHVYPDVAYPGRVHENILLQLLRKKLEPGVEEWVDRGREATRELRASSSEGGGAGAGEAGLEDVWRGVREWTVERVQRYVLEEAGDVYTEEERERGIENVRTGLNRNLEDDEEEEEESDEEGGGDGGGEDGDIIMSGQDHHQQQQAKPPKPTGPEPEMLFWFEARGDFDLPRNVDLLSQAGTKRGQMGARK, encoded by the exons ATGGAGAAGCCCAATGCCCTCGGAATCTCCGCCGACGAATTCAAAGCCATTGAGCAGACGCGACAGCGCCTTTTCCAGCTGTCCAACAGCATCCAGGGTTTGAAGATTGACGTCCTGAAGAGCAACCCGCTCCCGCCCCC ATCATCCCTTCAGGCGCAATCCCAGATCCTCCTCCGCAACCTGCAGTCCCTCCTCGAGACGCTGACGGAGAACACCCACGTCTTCCAGCACCTGCATGTCTACCCGGACGTCGCGTACCCGGGCCGCGTGCACGAGAACATCCTCCTGCAACTCCTCCGCAAGAAGCTCGAgccgggcgtcgaggagtGGGTCGATCGCGGGCGCGAGGCTACGAGAGAGTTGCGTGCGTCTTCTTccgaaggcggcggtgccggcgcgggcgaggccGGACTTGAAGATGTCTGGCGTGGAGTGCGTGAGTGGACCGTTGAGCGCGTGCAGCGGTACGTCCTcgaagaggccggcgacgtctacaccgaggaggagcgcgagCGCGGCATTGAGAACGTGAGGACGGGACTGAATCGGAatctcgaagacgacgaggaagaagaagaggagagcgATGAGGAAGGTGGCGGTGATGGAGGTGGTGAGGACGGTGATATCATCATGTCTGGGCAGgatcatcatcagcagcagcaggcgaagccgccgaagccAACGGGTCCCGAGCCCGAGATGCTGTTTTGGTTCGAGGCGCGAGGGGACTTTGACTTGCCGCGGAACGTGGACCTGTTGAGCCAGGCGGGCACAAAGCGTGGGCAGATGGGGGCGAGGAAGTAA
- a CDS encoding Choline-sulfatase, with protein sequence MAPDLNSLPSSPLAKPTHGKPTNGNGAGNGNGSASPKQPNILFIMADQLAAPQLKMYNPESQIKTPNLDALAAESVQFDSAYCPSPLCAPSRMSLITGLLPMKIGAYDNASQISSEIPTYAHYLRLKGYQTALAGKMHFIGDQLHGYETRLTSDIYPGDFGWVVNWDEPDTRLEWYHNSSSILQAGTCVRSNQLDYDEEVMYRSTQFLYDHVREGPEKRPFALTVSLTHPHDPYTIEDKYWDLYEDVDIALPKVRIPKEEQDPHSKRLMKVCDLWDYDFTDDQIKRARRAYYGAVSYVDDCVGRLLSVLKKCGLDDNTIIVFSGDHGDMLGERGLWYKMSYFESSVRVPLFVRHPHQFEPHRVSKNVSTLDILPTLCDLVGTKPAPGLPMDGQSLLPHLEGKAGHDKVYAEYTGEGTISPLMMIREGPWKFIHCPVDGTQLFNLEHDPLELVNLASQKAISGKLLEEEAKAKLEEYTAETKAKWDFDAITEQVLQSQRKRRLVWGALTQGAFTSWDYDPVDDGRMKYIRSQIPLDDLERRARYPPVDKYGREVDRATTGQRVLHGQAGSHGQ encoded by the exons ATGGCTCCCGACCTTAACTCTCTTCCCTCGTCGCCTCTGGCGAAGCCCACCCATGGCAAGCCAACCAATGGCAACGGCGCTGGCAACGGCAATGGTTCGGCCAGCCCGAAGCAGCCCAACATTCtcttcatcatggccgacCAGTTGGCCGCGCCCCAACTCAAAATGTACAACCCCGAGTCTCAGATCAAGACACCAAACCTGGATGCTCTTGCCGCCGAGTCTGTCCAGTTCGACTCGGCCTACTGCCCCTCGCCGTTGTGCGCACCCTCGCGCATGAGCTTGATCACCGGCCTCCTACCCATGAAGATTGGCGCATACGACAACGCCAGCCAGATCTCGAGTGAGATCCCCACCTATGCGCACTACCTCCGCTTGAAGGGCTACCAGACGGCCTTGGCTGGCAAGATGCATTTCATCGGGGACCAGCTGCACGGCTATGAGACTCGCCTCACCAGCGACATTTACCCGGGCGATTTCGGCTGGGTGGTCAACTGGGACGAGCCCGACACCCGCCTCGAGTGGTACCACAACTCCAGTTCCATTCTTCAGGCCGGTACCTGCGTGCGAAGCAACCAGCTGGAttacgacgaggaggtcatGTACCGATCGACCCAGTTCCTCTACGACCACGTTCGGGAGGGCCCCGAGAAGCGTCCTTTCGCACTGACCGTGTCTCTGACTCATCCTCATGACCCTTACACGATCGAGGACAAGTACTGGGACCTGTACGAGGACGTCGATATTGCCCTCCCCAAGGTCCGCATTCCCAAGGAGGAGCAAGACCCTCACAGCAAGCGTCTCATGAAGGTTTGCGATCTCTGGGACTACGATTTCACCGACGACCAGATCAAGCGTGCGCGTCGTGCTTACTACGGCGCCGTCAGCTACGTCGATGACTGCGTCGGAAGGCTTCTGTCGGTGTTGAAGAAGTGTGGTCTTGACGACAACACAATCATTGTTTTCAGCGGTGATCATGGTGACATGCTCGGCGAGCGTGGACTTTGGTACAAGATGAGCTACTTCGAGTCCTCCGTCAGAGTGCCTCTTTTCGTCCGCCACCCCCATCAGTTCGAGCCTCACCGCGTCAGCAAGAATGTGTCGACTCTCGATATTCTCCCCACACTTTGCGATCTGGTTGGCACAAAACCCGCACCTGGTTTGCCAATGGACGGCCAGTCTTTGCTGCCTCACCTTGAGGGCAAGGCGGGCCACGACAAGGTCTATGCCGAGTACACGGGCGAGGGCACCATCAGCCCGCTCATGATGATCCGTGAGGGCCCTTGGAAGTTTATCCACTGTCCTGTGGACGGCACCCAGCTCTTCAACTTGGAGCACGACCCTCTGGAGCTGGTCAACCTGGCGTCCCAGAAGGCCATCTCGGGGAAGTTgctggaggaagaggccaaGGCGAAGCTCGAGGAGTACACGGCCGAGACAAAGGCCAAATGGGACTTCGACGCCATCACGGAGCAGGTCCTGCAGTCCCAGCGCAAGCGTCGGCTGGTATGGGGAGCCCTCACTCAGGGGGCCTTCACCAGTTGGGACTACGACCCGGTTGATGACGGCAGAATGAA GTACATCCGCTCTCAGATTcctctcgacgacctcgagcgtCGTGCTCGCTACCCTCCCGTCGACAAGTATGGCCGGGAGGTTGACAGAGCGACGACCGGTCAACGAGTTCTTCACGGCCAGGCTGGATCTCACGGCCAGTAA
- a CDS encoding Inosine-5'-monophosphate dehydrogenase — protein MPSTNGINGAKVLDSKSALQVLKEYESRDGLDIYELMDTKKHGGLTYNDFLLLPGYIGFPASAVVLDSPVTKRITLKTPFVSSPMDTVTEHEMAIAIALQGGLGVIHHNCSPEEQADMVRKVKRYENGFILDPVVISRDTTVGEAKALKEKWGFGGFPVTETGKLGSKLLGIVTNRDIQFEEDPSQSISTVMVTDLITAPAGIDLPEANKILAKSKKGKLPIVDKDNNLVSMISRSDLNKNQHFPLASKLPDSKQLLCGAAIGTRPEDKNRLKLLVDAGLDVVILDSSQGNSMYQVEMIQWIKKEFPGLDVVGGNVVTREQAATLIEAGVDGIRIGMGSGSACITQEVMAVGRPQAAAVHSVSSFAARFGVPCIADGGVQNVGHVVKGLALGASTVMMGGLLAGTTESPGTSFVSREGKLVKAYRGMGSIDAMQDKKAGSGGKDSQKSNAGTARYFSEGDSVLVAQGVTGSVAHRGPISRFIPYLAAGLKHSMQDCGIQSLKELRESVDNGTLRFELRTSSAQMEGNVNMESYEKKLFA, from the exons ATGCCCTCCACCAACGGAATCAACGGCGCCAAGGTGCTCGACTCCAAGTCTGCCCTCCAGGTCTTGAAGGAGTACGAGAGCCGTGATGGCCTCGACATCTACGAGCTCATGGACACCAAGAAGCACGGTGGTCTGACCTACAACGACTTCCTGCTGCTTCCCGGCTACATTGGCTTCCCCGCCTCTGCCGTCGTCCTGGACTCTCCCGTCACCAAGAGAATCACCCTCAAGACCCCCTTCGTCTCCTCCCCCATGGATACCGTCACCGAGCACGAGATGGCTATTGCCATCGCTCTCCAGGGTGGTTTGGGTGTCATCCACCACAACTGCTCGCCCGAGGAGCAGGCCGACATGGTTCGCAAGGTTAAGCGGTACGAGAACGGCTTCATCCTGGACCCCGTCGTCATCAGCCGCGATACCACTGTTGGCGAAGCGAAAGCTCTGAAGGAGAAGTGGGGATTCGGAGGTTTCCCCGTCACAG AGACCGGTAAGCTCGGCTCTAAGCTGCTGGGCATCGTCACGAACCGCGACATTCAGTTCGAGGAGGATCCCAGCCAGTCTATCTCCACGGTCATGGTCACTGACCTGATCACCGCCCCCGCCGGCATTGATCTCCCTGAGGCCAACAAGATCCTGGCCAAGTCCAAGAAGGGCAAGCTGCCCATCGTCGACAAGGACAACAACCTGGTCTCCATGATTTCCCGCTCCGATCTTAACAAGAACCAGCACTTCCCCCTGGCCTCCAAGTTGCCCGACAGCAAGCAGCTTCTCTGCGGTGCCGCTATCGGCACCCGCCCCGAGGACAAGAACCGCCtcaagctcctcgtcgatgccggcctcgacgtcgtcatcctcgacagCTCCCAAGGTAACAGCATGTACCAGGTCGAGATGATCCAGTGGATCAAGAAGGAGTtccccggcctcgacgtcgtcggcggaaACGTCGTCACTCGTGAGCAGGCTGCCACCCTTATTGAGGCCGGTGTCGACGGTATCCGCATCGGTATGGGCAGCGGCTCCGCCTGCATCACGCAGGAGGTCATGGCTGTCGGCCGACCCCAGGCTGCCGCCGTTCACTCTGTCAGCAGCTTCGCCGCCCGCTTCGGCGTTCCCTGCATTGCCGACGGTGGTGTCCAGAACGTTGGCCACGTCGTCAAGggtcttgccctcggcgctTCTACCGTCATGATGGGTGGTCTCTTGGCTGGTACCACCGAGTCCCCCGGTACCTCTTTCGTCTCCCGTGAGGGTAAGCTCGTCAAGGCCTACCGTGGCATGGGCAGCATCGACGCCATGCAGGACAAGAAGgctggcagcggcggcaaggacaGTCAGAAGAGCAACGCTGGCACTGCCCGTTACTTCTCCGAGGGCGATAGCGTCCTTGTTGCCCAGGGTGTTACCGGCTCGGTTGCCCACAGAGG TCCCATCAGCAGATTCATTCCCTACCTGGCTGCTGGTCTGAAACACTCCATGCAGGACTGCGGTATCCAGTCCCTCAAGGAGCTCCGCGAGTCTGTTGACAACGGCACCCTCCGCTTCGAGCTCCGTACCTCCAGCGCCCAGATGGAGGGTAACGTGAACATGGAGTCGTACGAGAAGAAGCTATTTGCCTGA